One part of the Streptomyces nigra genome encodes these proteins:
- a CDS encoding ABC transporter substrate-binding protein, whose translation MTHRPPRTPLRATAALALLPLLTLTACGTGDTGSAAVGAQGSPAPTDDPVAAVREVDSVAALLPAGVREAGTLKIGSSIGFPPGAYYPNGADKAPAGQDIDLADAVAKVLGLKLERQDASFETILPALGSGKYDVGTGNFGVTTERLKTIDFVTYINDGQGFAVKDDNDSVKKVTDLKQLCGLTIGTGAGTTFEATLTAQKDVCAKAGKKPYDVKVYSENAATLTALQQGRIDVIMSTINGLRYQAAQPASHTRFLGEYHRLDVGFAFKKGSPLTKAFRAAVDHLIEDGTYRRILGKWGTTASAIDASRINPPEHA comes from the coding sequence GTGACCCACCGCCCCCCGCGCACACCGCTGCGCGCCACCGCCGCCCTCGCCCTGCTGCCCCTGCTCACGCTGACGGCCTGCGGCACCGGCGACACCGGCAGCGCGGCCGTGGGCGCCCAGGGCTCGCCCGCGCCCACCGACGACCCGGTCGCCGCCGTCCGCGAGGTGGACTCCGTCGCCGCCCTGCTGCCCGCCGGGGTCCGCGAGGCGGGCACCCTCAAGATCGGCAGCTCCATAGGCTTCCCGCCCGGCGCGTACTACCCGAACGGCGCCGACAAGGCGCCCGCGGGCCAGGACATCGACCTTGCCGACGCCGTGGCCAAGGTCCTCGGCCTGAAACTGGAGCGCCAGGACGCCTCCTTCGAGACGATCCTGCCCGCCCTCGGCAGCGGCAAGTACGACGTCGGCACCGGCAACTTCGGGGTCACGACCGAACGCCTGAAGACGATCGACTTCGTCACCTACATCAACGACGGCCAGGGTTTTGCCGTCAAGGACGACAACGACAGCGTCAAGAAGGTCACCGATCTGAAGCAGCTGTGCGGGCTGACCATCGGCACCGGCGCCGGCACCACCTTCGAGGCCACCCTCACCGCCCAGAAGGACGTGTGCGCCAAGGCCGGCAAGAAGCCGTACGACGTGAAGGTCTACTCGGAGAACGCGGCCACGCTCACCGCGCTCCAGCAGGGCCGGATCGACGTCATCATGTCGACCATCAACGGACTGCGGTACCAGGCGGCCCAGCCCGCCTCCCACACCCGCTTCCTCGGCGAGTACCACCGCCTCGATGTCGGCTTCGCCTTCAAGAAGGGCTCCCCGCTCACCAAGGCGTTCCGCGCCGCCGTCGACCACCTCATCGAGGACGGCACCTACCGGCGCATCCTCGGCAAGTGGGGCACCACCGCCTCCGCGATCGACGCCTCGCGCATCAACCCGCCCGAACACGCCTGA